A part of Streptomyces sp. NBC_01451 genomic DNA contains:
- a CDS encoding Gfo/Idh/MocA family oxidoreductase — protein sequence MTTQQPLAVGLLGAGRMGSFHAETLAHRLPGVRLAAIADPTPGAARSLGDRLGCATAYTDIGELLADPHIDAVVIATPARTHADLVEAAAKAGKAVYCEKPMAVTLAEADRAIAAAADAGVPLQVGFNRRYDAGFRAAHEKIAAGAIGTPQLLRSLTRDPALADPARIPPWTIFLETLIHDFDVLRYLNPGAEPVEVFAMADALIRPDFKDRGLLDTAVVTIRFDSGALATAEASFQAVYGYDVRAEILGSAGMLTMGDVRRTHLTAYGPDGVAAECVTYDQHLFHDAYVAELADFADSVRTERTPSATGEDARAALAIALAAVQSVTTGGPVPVDKLQDL from the coding sequence ATGACCACCCAGCAGCCTCTCGCCGTCGGCCTCCTCGGCGCCGGACGGATGGGTTCGTTCCACGCCGAGACCCTCGCCCACCGCCTCCCGGGCGTCCGGCTCGCCGCCATCGCCGACCCCACCCCGGGCGCCGCGCGGAGCCTGGGCGACCGGCTCGGCTGCGCCACCGCCTACACCGACATCGGTGAACTGCTCGCCGACCCGCACATCGACGCGGTGGTGATCGCCACCCCGGCCCGTACCCACGCCGACCTGGTCGAGGCGGCCGCCAAGGCGGGCAAGGCGGTCTACTGCGAGAAGCCGATGGCGGTCACCCTCGCCGAGGCCGACCGCGCCATCGCGGCCGCCGCGGATGCGGGCGTGCCCCTCCAGGTGGGCTTCAACCGCCGCTACGACGCGGGCTTCAGGGCCGCCCACGAGAAGATCGCCGCCGGCGCCATCGGCACACCGCAGCTGTTGCGCTCGCTCACCCGCGACCCCGCTCTGGCCGACCCGGCCCGCATACCGCCGTGGACGATCTTCCTCGAGACCCTCATCCATGACTTCGACGTCCTGCGTTACCTCAATCCCGGTGCCGAACCCGTCGAGGTCTTCGCCATGGCGGACGCCCTGATCCGCCCCGACTTCAAGGACCGCGGCCTGCTCGACACCGCCGTCGTCACCATCCGCTTCGACAGCGGCGCCCTCGCCACCGCCGAGGCCAGCTTCCAGGCCGTCTACGGCTACGACGTACGCGCCGAGATCCTCGGCTCGGCCGGGATGCTCACCATGGGCGACGTCCGCCGCACCCACCTGACCGCATACGGCCCGGACGGCGTCGCCGCCGAGTGCGTCACCTACGACCAGCACCTCTTCCACGACGCCTATGTGGCCGAACTCGCCGACTTCGCCGACAGCGTCCGCACCGAGCGCACCCCCTCCGCCACCGGCGAGGACGCACGCGCTGCCCTGGCCATCGCCCTCGCCGCCGTCCAGTCCGTCACCACCGGCGGTCCCGTCCCCGTCGACAAGCTCCAAGACCTGTGA
- a CDS encoding TIM barrel protein, which translates to MYTLAACAEMIFLDLPIGERARRIHDAGFQVEIWDWTRHDLAALARTPADFSSMTGYIRGSLTDEEGAAELLSTAEESLKAAEQLGCPRLNLHGTGLDGQGLPVVPVTGEATGEMWIAAHRTLTRLAELGESAGVVFTLENLNTAVDHPGVPFATAADTLALVAAVDRPGLRMNLDLYHAQIGEGNLIELVRRAHALGLIGEIQVADVPGRREPGTGEINYPAVARALAGLGYEGTVALEAWASGDSELALERFRSAFTV; encoded by the coding sequence ATGTACACACTGGCGGCCTGCGCCGAGATGATCTTCCTGGATCTGCCGATCGGCGAGCGGGCACGGCGCATCCATGACGCCGGTTTCCAGGTCGAGATCTGGGACTGGACCCGGCACGACCTTGCCGCTCTGGCCCGGACCCCGGCCGACTTCTCCTCCATGACCGGATACATCCGCGGCAGTCTGACCGACGAGGAGGGCGCGGCCGAACTCCTGAGCACCGCCGAGGAGTCACTCAAGGCGGCCGAGCAACTGGGCTGCCCGCGCCTGAACCTGCACGGCACCGGACTGGACGGCCAGGGCCTGCCGGTGGTGCCGGTGACCGGTGAGGCCACCGGAGAGATGTGGATCGCCGCCCACCGCACGCTCACCCGCCTCGCCGAGCTGGGCGAGAGCGCCGGGGTCGTCTTCACCCTGGAGAACCTCAACACCGCCGTCGACCACCCCGGGGTGCCGTTCGCGACGGCCGCCGACACCCTGGCCCTGGTCGCGGCCGTGGACCGGCCCGGGCTGCGGATGAACCTGGACCTCTACCACGCCCAGATCGGCGAGGGGAATCTGATCGAGCTGGTCCGCAGGGCCCATGCCCTGGGCCTGATCGGCGAGATCCAGGTGGCCGACGTCCCCGGCCGCCGCGAACCAGGAACCGGGGAGATCAACTACCCAGCCGTCGCCCGCGCCCTGGCTGGCCTCGGCTACGAGGGCACGGTCGCGCTGGAGGCGTGGGCCTCCGGCGACAGCGAGCTCGCTCTGGAGCGCTTCCGCTCCGCCTTCACCGTCTGA
- a CDS encoding LacI family DNA-binding transcriptional regulator, translating into MPATPAVPNAKRPTLADVASRAGVSTALVSIVMRGAKGAGEATRERVLQAAREIGYRPDARARLLRSHRSHLLGVQFGLQHPFHSDLVEGIYAAAEPAGYQIALSAVAAGRGEQRAVETLLDDRCEALILLGPQAPAARLAELAGRLPVVSVARRLRPSVPGLEVVRTADDEGARQAVDHLVALGHRDIAHIDGGRAPGAADRRRGYRTAMNRHGLGEHIRVLPGGLTEEEGAEAARTLSATRPRPTAVLAFNDRCATGVLDLFLRSGVAVPGDISVVGFDDSHLARLAHIDLTTVGQDIARLAGLAVGRAVARLEGAEIPAGEQVITPRLVVRGTSAPPR; encoded by the coding sequence TTGCCGGCGACCCCAGCGGTCCCCAACGCAAAGCGACCGACGCTCGCCGACGTGGCGTCACGGGCAGGGGTGTCCACGGCGCTGGTCTCCATCGTGATGCGCGGCGCGAAGGGAGCCGGCGAAGCCACCCGCGAGCGCGTCCTTCAGGCCGCGCGGGAGATCGGATACCGACCCGACGCACGGGCCCGGCTGCTCCGCAGCCACCGCTCCCATCTGCTCGGGGTGCAGTTCGGCCTCCAGCATCCGTTCCACTCCGACCTGGTGGAGGGCATCTACGCGGCGGCCGAACCGGCCGGGTACCAGATCGCGCTGAGCGCCGTGGCCGCCGGGCGCGGCGAGCAGCGCGCCGTCGAGACACTGCTCGACGACCGCTGCGAGGCGCTGATCCTGCTCGGCCCGCAGGCCCCCGCCGCGCGGCTGGCAGAACTCGCCGGGCGACTGCCGGTCGTCTCCGTGGCCCGCCGGCTACGGCCGTCCGTCCCGGGCCTGGAAGTCGTACGGACCGCCGACGACGAGGGAGCCCGCCAGGCGGTGGACCACCTCGTCGCTCTGGGCCACCGCGACATCGCCCACATCGACGGCGGCCGGGCACCGGGCGCAGCCGACCGGCGGCGCGGCTACCGCACCGCCATGAACCGCCACGGCCTGGGCGAACACATCCGCGTTCTCCCCGGCGGTCTCACTGAGGAGGAAGGCGCCGAGGCCGCCCGAACCCTGTCGGCCACCCGCCCGCGCCCCACCGCCGTACTGGCCTTCAACGACCGCTGCGCGACCGGCGTACTCGACCTCTTCCTCCGCTCCGGCGTCGCGGTCCCCGGCGACATCTCCGTCGTCGGGTTCGACGACAGCCATCTCGCCCGCCTGGCCCACATCGACCTCACCACCGTCGGACAGGACATCGCACGCCTCGCCGGCCTCGCCGTCGGCCGGGCCGTCGCACGCCTGGAGGGCGCGGAGATCCCCGCCGGGGAACAAGTCATCACCCCCCGCCTCGTCGTCCGGGGAACATCCGCCCCGCCCCGCTGA